In Zea mays cultivar B73 chromosome 7, Zm-B73-REFERENCE-NAM-5.0, whole genome shotgun sequence, the following proteins share a genomic window:
- the LOC111589762 gene encoding putative cyclin-dependent kinase F-2, translating into MYTAKSGPPYRVGTGAYMAPEVLMCRSDYDERVDLWSIGCVMAELLSGKVLFKVENGVRQIDKIFDLLGAPAEETFETFMSPFMCGKVLRRRARLPPPRRDSRLRELLPSDVLSEDGYGVLKGLLTCNPKERLTAATALQLPWFIGTAGVP; encoded by the coding sequence ATGTACACGGCCAAGTCCGGACCACCATACCGGGTAGGCACGGGAGCCTACATGGCACCGGAGGTGCTGATGTgtagatccgactacgacgagcgcgTGGACCTGTGGTCCATCGGCTGCGTCATGGCGGAGCTGCTCTCCGGCAAGGTGTTGTTCAAGGTGGAGAACGGCGTGCGACAGATCGACAAGATCTTCGACTTGCTCGGCGCACCGGCCGAGGAAACGTTCGAGACATTCATGTCGCCGTTCATGTGCGGCAAGGTGCTGCGACGGCGAGCCCGGCTGCCACCACCGCGCCGCGACAGTCGACTGCGCGAGCTCTTACCCAGTGATGTGCTGTCAGAGGATGGATACGGTGTCTTGAAGGGGCTCCTGACGTGTAACCCTAAGGAGAGGCTCACGGCCGCCACGGCTCTCCAACTCCCGTGGTTCATTGGCACCGCTGGTGTCCCGTAG